Proteins encoded by one window of Bradyrhizobium sp. B097:
- a CDS encoding ABC transporter substrate-binding protein — protein sequence MVSISRRTFVTATVAALAAPAGNAWAQEGTPRAGGRLSFVIQPEPTRLVCFNTTEGPAIQASTKVVEGLLTYDFELNPKPQLATAWSVSEDGLQYRFELRRNVKWHDGQPFRAADVVYSIGLLKSAHPRGRTTFANLLEAGAVDEHTVVLKLSKPAPYLLYALAAGESPIVPRHIYDGKGDPLQNPNNRAPIGTGPFVFKEWVLGNYVGYVRNPNYWDSPKPYLDALLVRVIPDGAARAVAFETGELDLGGSTPVSPLDLERFRTLPHLGQETRGYEYSPTLYGLEFNLDHPILKSQQVRKAIAHAVDPAVVLNVAWYGLGERTVSIVSPTLKRFYNAKVPTYPYDPKAAARLLDEAGFPLKGRWRFALTHDFQPFGENFKRSGEALKSALAAVGIDVTVRGQDFPSYLKRVYTDRDYDFTFHPFTNMFDPTVGLQRFFTSDNYRKGVAFTNASHYSNPEVDQLFAQIAVESDATRRRALIDRFQEVVADELPVLPLMLSKPVTVYNRRVVGHTIDSVGVQGNFAEVWLRG from the coding sequence ATGGTCTCGATTTCCCGACGAACCTTCGTCACGGCAACCGTGGCTGCGCTCGCGGCGCCGGCTGGCAATGCGTGGGCGCAAGAGGGCACTCCCCGTGCGGGAGGGCGGCTATCCTTCGTGATCCAACCCGAACCGACCAGGCTGGTGTGCTTCAATACGACGGAGGGGCCGGCCATCCAGGCTAGCACCAAGGTCGTTGAGGGGCTGCTGACCTACGACTTCGAGCTCAATCCCAAACCGCAACTCGCAACGGCCTGGAGCGTCAGCGAAGACGGGTTGCAATATCGTTTCGAGTTGCGGCGGAACGTGAAATGGCATGACGGCCAGCCGTTTAGGGCAGCGGACGTTGTCTATTCCATCGGTCTTCTCAAATCCGCGCATCCACGTGGTCGTACGACCTTTGCCAACCTGCTCGAAGCCGGTGCGGTCGACGAGCATACGGTCGTGCTTAAACTGTCGAAGCCGGCGCCGTATCTGCTCTATGCGCTGGCGGCGGGCGAGTCTCCGATCGTTCCGCGTCACATTTACGACGGCAAGGGCGATCCGCTGCAGAATCCCAACAATCGTGCGCCAATTGGGACCGGGCCCTTCGTCTTCAAGGAATGGGTGCTCGGCAACTATGTCGGCTATGTCCGCAATCCGAACTATTGGGACAGCCCGAAGCCATATCTTGACGCCTTGCTAGTTCGCGTAATTCCTGACGGGGCTGCGCGCGCCGTCGCATTTGAAACCGGTGAGCTCGACCTCGGTGGATCGACGCCCGTTTCGCCGCTGGACCTTGAGCGCTTCCGCACCCTTCCGCATCTGGGCCAGGAGACGCGTGGTTACGAATACTCTCCGACGCTCTACGGCCTGGAGTTCAATCTGGATCACCCGATCCTGAAGAGCCAGCAAGTTCGAAAGGCGATCGCGCATGCGGTCGACCCCGCCGTGGTGCTGAACGTGGCATGGTACGGACTGGGAGAACGGACGGTCAGCATCGTCAGTCCGACCTTGAAGCGGTTCTACAACGCCAAGGTCCCGACATACCCTTATGATCCGAAGGCAGCGGCCAGGCTCCTGGACGAAGCCGGCTTCCCCTTGAAAGGCCGTTGGCGGTTTGCGCTGACGCACGACTTCCAGCCGTTTGGCGAGAACTTCAAGCGCAGCGGCGAAGCCCTGAAGAGCGCGTTGGCCGCCGTCGGCATCGACGTAACCGTTCGCGGGCAGGATTTTCCAAGCTATCTGAAGCGGGTCTATACCGACCGCGACTACGACTTCACCTTTCATCCCTTCACCAACATGTTCGATCCGACGGTCGGTTTGCAGCGGTTCTTCACCAGCGACAACTATCGGAAGGGTGTGGCCTTCACCAATGCGAGCCATTATTCCAATCCGGAGGTCGATCAGCTCTTTGCCCAGATTGCCGTCGAATCCGACGCGACCAGGCGCAGGGCGCTGATTGATCGCTTTCAGGAGGTTGTCGCGGATGAGCTTCCGGTGCTCCCCTTGATGCTGAGCAAGCCCGTGACGGTCTACAACCGGCGCGTAGTCGGGCACACCATCGATAGTGTCGGTGTGCAGGGCAATTTTGCGGAAGTCTGGCTGCGCGGCTAG
- the groES gene encoding co-chaperone GroES, whose translation MSFRPLHDRVVIRRIEETNKTKGGIIIPDTAKEKPQEGEVVAVGGGARDETGKLHPLDVKKGDRVLFGKWSGTEVKINGEDLLIAKESDILGVIA comes from the coding sequence ATGAGCTTTCGTCCGTTGCATGATCGTGTGGTGATCCGCCGCATCGAGGAGACCAACAAGACCAAGGGTGGAATCATCATTCCCGACACGGCGAAGGAGAAACCTCAGGAAGGGGAGGTCGTCGCCGTCGGCGGCGGGGCGCGGGATGAAACCGGCAAGCTGCATCCACTCGACGTGAAGAAGGGCGATCGGGTCCTGTTCGGAAAATGGTCTGGAACCGAGGTCAAGATCAATGGTGAAGATCTGCTGATCGCCAAGGAATCCGACATCCTCGGCGTGATCGCCTAG
- a CDS encoding ABC transporter ATP-binding protein, which yields MAPLLDVRDLTIGFPSATPVRNLSFSLAPAETLAIVGESGSGKSLTALALMRLLPSTARITSGRVRLDDEDLLALPEVEMRRRRGRDIAMIFQEPMTSLNPVLTIGRQIAEVLQVHRGLSKAQARREAAELLDLVRIPNPERCLDDHPHRLSGGMRQRVMIAIAAACRPKILIADEPTTALDVTIQAQVLELLDRLRRELSLSLLLITHDLGLVGQWADRVVVMYAGRKVEEAPPDVLFEHPLHPYTQGLLAASPRLHENLHYRSARLSEIPGNIASAATQAGCPFAPRCPVRLTQCRTNVPYERDAAIGRRIACHVDISKSSRGLHHDAAVSY from the coding sequence ATGGCACCCCTGCTCGACGTCCGCGATCTCACCATCGGCTTTCCGAGCGCAACGCCGGTGCGGAACCTCAGCTTCAGCCTGGCGCCGGCGGAGACGCTTGCCATCGTCGGCGAATCCGGCTCCGGAAAATCCCTGACGGCATTGGCGCTGATGCGCCTGCTCCCCAGCACCGCGCGTATTACCTCCGGTCGGGTGCGCCTCGATGACGAAGATCTACTCGCGCTTCCCGAGGTCGAGATGCGTCGCCGACGTGGCCGCGATATCGCAATGATCTTCCAGGAACCGATGACGTCACTCAACCCGGTGCTGACCATCGGCCGACAGATCGCGGAGGTTCTCCAGGTGCATCGCGGCCTGTCGAAGGCACAGGCGCGACGCGAAGCGGCCGAGCTGCTCGATCTGGTGCGCATTCCCAACCCTGAGCGATGCCTGGATGATCATCCGCACCGACTGTCGGGTGGCATGCGCCAGCGCGTCATGATCGCGATCGCGGCGGCGTGCCGTCCGAAGATCCTGATCGCGGACGAGCCGACCACCGCGCTCGATGTGACCATCCAGGCCCAGGTGCTCGAGCTGCTTGATCGCCTGCGCCGCGAACTGTCGCTGTCGCTGCTGCTGATCACCCATGATCTCGGTCTGGTCGGCCAATGGGCCGACCGTGTCGTCGTCATGTATGCCGGCCGGAAGGTCGAGGAGGCGCCACCGGACGTCTTGTTCGAGCATCCCTTGCATCCCTACACGCAGGGGCTACTCGCGGCATCTCCGCGATTGCACGAAAATCTGCACTATCGAAGCGCTAGGCTGTCGGAGATTCCCGGCAACATCGCGTCCGCGGCAACCCAGGCAGGTTGTCCCTTTGCACCGCGATGTCCGGTCCGGTTGACGCAGTGCCGGACCAATGTCCCGTACGAACGCGACGCTGCGATTGGACGGCGCATTGCCTGCCATGTCGATATCTCTAAATCATCTCGCGGTCTGCATCATGACGCTGCTGTCAGTTACTAA
- a CDS encoding oligopeptide/dipeptide ABC transporter ATP-binding protein, whose translation MTLLSVTNLKTTYRVGTAPLYAVDGVSLDIAPGETVGLVGESGCGKSTLGKTILRLVEPSAGRIAFDGVDLTALPERRLRAYRRRLQMVFQDPFASLNPRHTIGDILLAPLDVHRVGSRADRRQRVSAILSQVGLPEDTVARYPHEFSGGQRQRIGIARALVLGPDLIICDEPVSALDLSVQAQILNLLANIKRDLKLSLLFISHDLSVVRYLSDRVLVMYLGRIVETGSHQQIWRNPLHPYTRALIDAVPDPTRRRYAAPLRGDPPDPRNATKGCRFQPRCPLATELCKQQSPELRSAPSGQRVACHHAEITAVSGPT comes from the coding sequence ATGACGCTGCTGTCAGTTACTAATCTCAAGACCACCTATCGGGTCGGTACTGCGCCGCTCTACGCGGTGGATGGCGTATCGCTCGACATCGCGCCAGGCGAGACAGTCGGTCTCGTTGGAGAGTCCGGCTGCGGAAAGTCGACCCTCGGCAAGACGATCCTGCGGCTCGTCGAACCGTCGGCCGGCCGTATCGCGTTCGACGGCGTGGATCTCACCGCGCTGCCGGAGCGGCGACTGCGGGCCTACCGACGCAGGCTGCAGATGGTGTTCCAGGACCCGTTTGCCTCGCTCAATCCGCGCCACACCATCGGCGATATTCTATTGGCACCGCTCGACGTCCATCGCGTAGGCTCACGCGCCGACCGACGCCAGCGGGTCAGCGCAATCCTGTCCCAGGTCGGCTTGCCGGAGGACACGGTTGCACGCTATCCGCACGAATTTTCGGGCGGCCAGCGTCAGCGCATCGGAATCGCACGAGCGCTGGTCCTGGGACCGGATCTGATCATCTGCGACGAGCCGGTGTCCGCGCTGGATCTATCAGTGCAGGCCCAGATCCTCAATCTGCTCGCCAACATCAAGCGTGACTTGAAGCTGTCGCTGCTCTTCATATCCCACGACCTCTCGGTCGTGCGTTATCTGTCGGATCGGGTGCTGGTGATGTATCTCGGGCGCATCGTCGAAACCGGCAGCCATCAGCAAATCTGGAGGAATCCGCTGCATCCGTACACCCGCGCGCTGATCGACGCCGTTCCGGATCCCACGCGGCGCCGTTATGCGGCGCCCCTGCGGGGCGACCCGCCGGACCCACGCAACGCGACCAAGGGCTGTCGCTTCCAACCACGCTGTCCGCTCGCAACGGAGCTCTGCAAGCAGCAGTCTCCTGAGCTGCGCAGCGCCCCCTCCGGCCAGCGGGTTGCATGCCATCACGCCGAGATAACCGCAGTATCGGGCCCGACCTAG
- the groL gene encoding chaperonin GroEL (60 kDa chaperone family; promotes refolding of misfolded polypeptides especially under stressful conditions; forms two stacked rings of heptamers to form a barrel-shaped 14mer; ends can be capped by GroES; misfolded proteins enter the barrel where they are refolded when GroES binds) — translation MVAKDVKFSTDARDRLLRGVDTLANAVKVTLGPKGRNVVIEKAFGAPRITKDGVTVAKEIELEDKYENIGAQLLREVASKTNDLAGDGTTTATVLAQAIVREGAKAVAASLNPLDLKRGIDLAVAEAIKDIEKRARKVQSSEEVAQVGTISANGDVAVGKIIANAVKKVGNDGVITVEEAKSLDTELDVVEGLQFDRGYLSPYFVTNAEKLLVEFEDPYLLIHEAKLNSLHPLLPVLEAVAQSGKPLLIVAEDVEGEALATLVVNRLRGGLKVAAVKAPGFGDRRKAQLEDIAVLTGGQTISDELGIKLENVTLSQLGRAKRVRIDKENTTIVGGAGKRKDIDSRIAQIRAQVEETTSEYDREKLQERLAKLSGGVAVIRVGGATEVEVKEKKDRVDDALNATRAAIAEGIVPGGGVALLRAKAAIGRLSHGNADVQAGINIVLKALESPIRQIAENAGVEGSIVVGKILEQRSPTFGFNAQTEEYVDLIEAGIVDPAKVVRTALQDAASVASLIVTTEALVAELPKDRPAIAAPGAGGEF, via the coding sequence ATGGTTGCAAAGGATGTGAAATTCTCGACCGATGCCCGCGATCGCCTCTTGCGAGGCGTCGATACACTTGCCAACGCCGTCAAGGTGACGCTCGGCCCCAAGGGGCGCAATGTCGTCATCGAAAAGGCATTCGGGGCTCCGCGGATCACCAAGGACGGCGTGACCGTCGCCAAGGAGATCGAACTCGAGGACAAGTACGAGAACATCGGTGCGCAGCTTCTGCGTGAGGTTGCCTCCAAGACCAACGATCTTGCCGGCGACGGCACCACGACCGCGACCGTGCTGGCGCAAGCCATTGTTCGGGAGGGCGCAAAGGCCGTAGCAGCAAGCCTCAATCCTCTCGATCTCAAGCGCGGCATCGATCTGGCGGTCGCCGAAGCGATCAAGGATATCGAGAAGCGGGCGCGAAAGGTCCAGTCCTCTGAAGAAGTCGCCCAGGTCGGCACGATCTCGGCGAACGGCGATGTCGCGGTCGGAAAGATCATTGCCAATGCCGTCAAGAAGGTCGGCAATGACGGCGTCATTACCGTCGAAGAGGCAAAGAGCCTCGACACCGAGCTCGATGTCGTGGAGGGTCTCCAGTTCGACCGCGGTTATCTGTCACCCTATTTCGTCACCAACGCGGAGAAATTGCTGGTCGAGTTCGAGGATCCCTATCTTCTGATCCATGAAGCCAAGCTGAATTCGCTGCATCCCTTGCTGCCGGTGCTTGAAGCGGTCGCGCAGTCCGGCAAGCCCCTGCTGATTGTCGCCGAGGATGTCGAGGGCGAGGCGCTCGCGACCCTGGTCGTCAACAGGCTCCGCGGCGGACTAAAAGTGGCTGCCGTGAAGGCGCCAGGGTTCGGCGATCGGCGAAAGGCACAGCTCGAGGATATCGCGGTCCTAACCGGGGGGCAGACGATCTCGGATGAGCTCGGGATCAAGCTCGAGAATGTGACGCTGTCGCAGCTTGGCCGTGCCAAGCGCGTCCGGATCGACAAGGAAAACACGACGATCGTCGGCGGCGCCGGCAAGCGCAAGGATATCGATAGCCGGATTGCCCAGATCAGGGCGCAGGTCGAGGAGACCACTTCGGAGTATGACCGTGAGAAGCTGCAGGAACGCCTTGCCAAGCTCTCGGGCGGCGTTGCCGTGATCCGCGTCGGTGGCGCGACCGAGGTCGAGGTCAAGGAAAAGAAGGACCGTGTCGACGACGCGCTCAACGCCACGCGAGCGGCAATCGCGGAAGGCATTGTGCCCGGCGGCGGCGTTGCGCTGTTGCGGGCAAAGGCCGCCATCGGCCGGCTTAGCCATGGCAATGCCGACGTGCAGGCGGGAATCAACATCGTACTCAAGGCGCTGGAAAGTCCGATCCGGCAGATCGCGGAGAATGCGGGCGTTGAGGGGTCCATCGTGGTTGGGAAGATCCTGGAGCAGCGATCGCCGACCTTCGGCTTCAACGCACAGACCGAGGAATATGTCGACCTGATCGAGGCTGGCATCGTCGACCCGGCGAAGGTGGTGCGAACTGCATTGCAGGATGCGGCCTCGGTCGCCTCATTGATCGTGACCACGGAAGCGTTGGTCGCCGAACTGCCAAAAGACAGGCCAGCAATTGCGGCTCCCGGGGCGGGGGGAGAGTTCTGA
- a CDS encoding MetQ/NlpA family ABC transporter substrate-binding protein, which translates to MSQESLYRSSKLSRPWRYFSIGLTLVGLLVSVSLVSADDRPLRIGLATSISNQAAEIAAREAKAQGLNVELIEFNDWNTPNRAVAEKEIDANLFQHVPFLEFSIKNVGYELVPVAAAFSTPFGLYSKKFKSIPDLPDNARIAISSDAVNTGRALLLLQRAGLIELKPGADHRAKIEDIVTYRKPLKLVQLEGPQIARSLDDVDAAATYPTFARLAGLDPSSGLIFENDPIYAFQFVTRPELKDDARLSRFIAVYRDSEAVHAKLRELYGSLVTFPGS; encoded by the coding sequence GTGTCACAAGAGAGCCTGTATCGTTCGTCCAAACTGAGCCGGCCATGGCGATATTTCTCGATTGGCCTGACGCTCGTTGGGTTGCTTGTCAGCGTATCGCTGGTTTCGGCCGATGATAGACCGCTCAGAATCGGGCTCGCGACTAGCATATCGAACCAAGCCGCCGAGATTGCGGCGCGCGAAGCCAAGGCGCAGGGCCTGAACGTCGAACTGATCGAGTTCAACGACTGGAATACGCCAAATCGCGCGGTAGCCGAAAAGGAGATCGACGCGAATCTGTTCCAGCATGTCCCATTCCTTGAATTCAGCATCAAGAATGTGGGCTACGAGCTCGTTCCCGTCGCGGCGGCTTTCAGTACTCCGTTCGGACTTTATTCCAAGAAGTTTAAGTCGATACCAGATCTCCCGGACAATGCCCGGATCGCGATCTCGAGTGATGCAGTGAACACCGGTCGAGCGCTGCTGCTCCTGCAGCGAGCCGGCCTGATCGAGCTCAAGCCGGGGGCCGATCATCGTGCAAAGATCGAGGACATCGTCACATACCGCAAGCCATTGAAGCTGGTCCAACTCGAAGGTCCGCAGATTGCGCGCTCCCTTGATGACGTTGACGCCGCAGCAACCTATCCGACGTTTGCGAGGCTTGCGGGGCTCGATCCGTCCTCGGGCCTGATCTTTGAGAATGACCCGATTTATGCCTTTCAGTTCGTGACGCGGCCGGAATTGAAGGACGACGCGCGTCTGAGCCGTTTCATAGCGGTCTATCGCGACTCCGAGGCTGTGCATGCCAAGTTGCGTGAGCTTTACGGATCGCTCGTGACCTTTCCAGGTTCGTAG
- a CDS encoding OsmC family protein, producing MSFKFKDVFTGTQAALGVDPAQAQAVFHAQSRLGDGVNSAVSIRQFHVAVDEPPGLGGNDAAPNPVEYVLAALGSCQEITYRLYADALGIPLDGVSVRLTGTIDLRGFFNVQPDIRAGFQGIEAEVILDSSAPEAELARLKQVVDAHCPVLDILRNPTLVQLSLRRDSLSAAAE from the coding sequence ATGAGCTTCAAGTTCAAGGATGTATTCACCGGAACCCAGGCTGCGTTGGGTGTAGACCCGGCGCAGGCTCAGGCCGTGTTCCATGCACAGTCGCGCCTCGGTGATGGTGTCAATAGCGCCGTTTCAATCCGCCAGTTTCATGTCGCGGTGGATGAGCCTCCGGGCCTTGGCGGGAATGACGCCGCGCCGAACCCGGTCGAATACGTCCTGGCTGCATTGGGGTCCTGCCAGGAGATCACCTACCGGCTCTATGCGGACGCGCTCGGCATTCCGCTTGATGGTGTCTCGGTTCGTCTCACCGGGACAATTGATCTGCGCGGCTTCTTCAACGTGCAACCGGACATCCGGGCGGGCTTTCAGGGGATCGAAGCCGAGGTAATTCTCGACAGCTCAGCCCCAGAGGCGGAGCTGGCGCGTCTCAAGCAGGTCGTCGACGCCCATTGTCCGGTGCTCGATATCCTTCGCAATCCGACGCTTGTGCAGCTTTCATTGCGGCGGGACTCGCTGAGCGCGGCGGCCGAGTGA
- a CDS encoding LLM class flavin-dependent oxidoreductase: protein MTLPLRFGVWALTHGSWASRHHPADPPDASWKRVRAQILKAEALGYDSTLLAQHIIHPSGDDQDLLETWTGAAALAALTGRIELIAAIKPLLVHPVVLAKMALQIENISEGRFGINLVNAWYRPELERSGIGFPDHDDRYAYGREWVEIVERLTSGHRVDFQGRHFSIEAYQLRPRDQFRPRPAIYLGGESEAARALAAHAADVYFMNGQPLQDIRALIQDVVRRPRIGAPIRFGMSAFVIARETDAEAEAELTKLFAISEQDKLERARLVANADPEAQMFKTAAKEARVGTNGGTSARLVGSYDTVARRIVEFNAIGVELFMLQFQPVDENMARFAEHVIPRVRHLQGKAAA, encoded by the coding sequence ATGACGTTACCCCTGCGATTTGGCGTATGGGCGCTCACCCATGGCAGCTGGGCCTCCCGACATCATCCCGCCGATCCGCCCGATGCGTCCTGGAAACGCGTTCGTGCCCAGATTTTGAAGGCCGAAGCGCTCGGGTATGACTCCACGCTGCTTGCGCAGCACATCATTCATCCGAGCGGTGACGACCAGGATCTGCTCGAAACCTGGACCGGCGCGGCGGCACTTGCCGCCCTGACCGGCCGGATCGAGCTGATTGCCGCGATCAAGCCCTTGCTGGTGCACCCGGTCGTGCTCGCGAAGATGGCGCTGCAGATCGAGAATATCAGCGAGGGGCGGTTCGGCATCAACCTGGTCAATGCGTGGTACCGTCCGGAACTGGAACGTTCGGGAATTGGCTTTCCCGATCATGACGATCGCTATGCCTATGGGCGGGAGTGGGTCGAGATTGTCGAGCGGCTGACATCCGGCCATCGCGTGGATTTCCAGGGTCGGCACTTCAGCATCGAGGCCTATCAATTGCGTCCGCGCGACCAGTTCCGGCCACGACCGGCGATCTATCTTGGCGGCGAGTCGGAGGCGGCACGGGCGCTCGCGGCTCACGCCGCGGACGTCTATTTCATGAATGGACAGCCGCTTCAGGATATTCGCGCTCTGATCCAGGATGTCGTCCGCAGGCCGCGTATTGGAGCGCCGATCCGCTTCGGGATGTCCGCCTTCGTTATTGCCCGCGAGACGGATGCTGAAGCAGAAGCCGAGCTGACGAAGTTGTTTGCTATCTCGGAGCAGGACAAGCTGGAGCGCGCCCGCTTGGTGGCGAATGCGGATCCCGAAGCGCAGATGTTCAAGACCGCGGCCAAGGAGGCAAGAGTCGGGACCAATGGCGGCACCTCGGCGCGGCTGGTCGGAAGCTATGACACGGTCGCCAGGCGTATCGTCGAGTTCAATGCGATTGGTGTCGAACTCTTCATGCTGCAATTCCAGCCGGTCGACGAGAACATGGCGCGATTCGCCGAACACGTGATCCCCCGCGTTCGGCACTTGCAAGGCAAGGCTGCAGCTTAA
- a CDS encoding ABC transporter permease, whose translation MTDATLDSTRPTEHSADDRPRPVPDRPEWSNIHAPDTHVIAIDAGRQRSWLPDRLRRNPSFVAGTVLLLVIIAAAVFAPVLYPGDPLSMVARPLLWPGQDLAYPLGTDSLGRDVAAGLMHGARISLLIGFVATTIGVTVGTVVGAVAGYRGGRIDDFLVRVIELFQTIPSFILLVVLVAIAQPSIATMTWAIGLVTWPTIARLVRAEFRVLREKEFVMAARSLGFSDTRIVVREILPNALPAIIVTTSVMVATAILMEAALSFLGLGDPNVVSWGSMIGSGRELIRTAWYLTALPGLVIVLTVLSLNLIGDGLTDVLNPRLSRER comes from the coding sequence ATGACCGACGCCACGTTGGACTCCACCCGCCCGACCGAGCACTCCGCTGATGATCGGCCGCGGCCTGTCCCGGACCGCCCCGAATGGTCGAATATTCATGCGCCCGACACGCATGTGATCGCGATCGACGCTGGCCGTCAGCGATCCTGGTTGCCTGACCGTCTGCGACGAAATCCCTCGTTCGTGGCGGGCACCGTCTTGCTGCTGGTGATCATCGCGGCGGCTGTGTTCGCTCCGGTTCTCTATCCCGGCGATCCTCTGTCGATGGTTGCGCGTCCCCTGTTGTGGCCGGGACAGGATCTCGCCTATCCCCTTGGGACCGACTCGCTGGGACGCGATGTCGCCGCCGGCCTGATGCATGGAGCACGGATTTCACTCCTGATCGGCTTTGTCGCCACGACGATCGGCGTGACGGTCGGCACTGTGGTGGGTGCGGTCGCCGGCTATCGGGGCGGCCGCATCGACGACTTCCTCGTCCGGGTCATCGAACTGTTCCAGACCATTCCGAGCTTTATCCTGCTCGTCGTGCTGGTCGCTATCGCCCAACCTTCGATTGCGACGATGACCTGGGCGATCGGGCTCGTCACCTGGCCGACCATCGCACGGCTGGTCCGCGCCGAATTTCGGGTGCTGCGCGAAAAGGAGTTCGTCATGGCGGCACGCAGTCTCGGCTTCAGCGACACCCGCATCGTCGTCCGCGAGATCCTGCCCAATGCCCTTCCGGCAATCATCGTGACCACGTCGGTGATGGTCGCGACCGCGATCCTGATGGAGGCGGCGCTGTCATTCCTCGGACTTGGCGACCCGAATGTCGTGAGCTGGGGCAGCATGATCGGCTCCGGACGCGAGTTGATCAGAACGGCGTGGTATCTCACCGCGCTTCCGGGCCTCGTCATCGTCCTGACCGTACTCTCGCTGAACCTGATCGGCGACGGGCTGACGGACGTGCTCAATCCGCGTCTCAGCAGGGAGCGATAG
- a CDS encoding acyl-CoA dehydrogenase family protein: MTQIDQAWGSGPSSRYEDLAGPFRPLFRSIRETAVARDLERRLPYDEIKALRAAGFATVRVPDEFGGAGATLPELFNLLIELSEADSNVTNSLRSHFGFTEDVLNSADPKRRELWLRRIGEKTLFGNGHSEVGDNKLQAFSTTVSSKDGQLVLNGRKYYTTGTLFADWINIAAQHENGEPVGVVVSRHSPGVEVLDDWDGFGQALTASGTTIFKDVPVEGNQVVPVTARFKYSNPFYQLVHLATLVGIGRAAANDVARLVKQRTRVFSHGNADRVAADPQILQVVGRVRGNAYAAGAIVLKVAEALQRAHESQLSRDEDRTAAAVAIAELELDQAVTVVSSLILEATTIFFDALGASSAARNLALDRYWRNARTITNHNPRVYRDRIVGDFAVNGTPPPGQYRIGTV, encoded by the coding sequence ATGACGCAGATCGATCAAGCCTGGGGCAGTGGCCCGTCGTCACGATATGAAGACCTTGCGGGACCCTTTCGGCCGTTGTTCCGCTCGATCAGGGAGACCGCCGTCGCGCGTGATCTTGAGCGGCGCCTGCCCTATGACGAGATCAAGGCGTTGCGCGCGGCTGGCTTCGCGACCGTGCGGGTGCCGGACGAGTTTGGCGGCGCCGGCGCGACGCTGCCGGAGCTGTTCAACCTGCTGATCGAACTGTCGGAGGCCGACTCGAACGTCACCAATTCGCTCCGCTCGCATTTTGGCTTCACCGAGGATGTGCTCAACTCGGCCGATCCAAAGCGCCGCGAATTGTGGCTGCGCCGCATCGGTGAGAAGACCCTGTTCGGCAATGGGCACAGCGAGGTCGGCGACAACAAGCTGCAGGCCTTCTCGACCACTGTTTCCAGCAAGGATGGGCAGCTGGTGCTCAACGGCAGGAAATACTACACGACCGGCACGCTGTTTGCCGATTGGATCAACATCGCGGCCCAGCATGAGAATGGCGAGCCGGTCGGTGTCGTCGTGTCCCGCCATTCGCCCGGGGTCGAGGTGCTCGACGATTGGGACGGCTTTGGTCAGGCGCTCACGGCGAGCGGCACGACGATCTTCAAGGATGTTCCGGTCGAAGGTAACCAGGTTGTCCCGGTGACTGCACGGTTCAAATATTCCAATCCATTCTACCAGCTCGTGCATCTCGCGACACTCGTCGGCATCGGCCGCGCCGCGGCCAACGACGTTGCGCGCCTGGTCAAGCAGCGGACGCGGGTTTTCAGCCACGGCAACGCCGATCGCGTAGCGGCGGACCCGCAGATACTTCAGGTGGTGGGCAGGGTACGCGGCAATGCTTATGCGGCCGGGGCAATCGTGCTCAAGGTCGCCGAGGCCTTGCAGCGCGCCCATGAATCGCAGCTCTCTCGTGACGAGGATCGAACCGCCGCAGCCGTCGCCATCGCCGAGCTCGAGCTCGATCAGGCGGTCACGGTTGTCTCAAGCCTGATCCTGGAGGCGACCACGATCTTCTTCGATGCCTTGGGTGCATCATCGGCAGCGCGCAATCTGGCGCTTGATCGCTACTGGCGCAATGCGCGTACAATCACCAACCATAACCCCCGCGTTTACCGGGATCGCATCGTGGGTGATTTCGCGGTCAACGGAACGCCTCCGCCGGGCCAATACCGGATCGGCACGGTGTAA